The following coding sequences are from one Candidatus Cetobacterium colombiensis window:
- a CDS encoding TDT family transporter: MIKETIDRLERFPVGAIATTVGAATLANAFLLLNFTYLRNIFMIIGIVVFILATIKIFRHKEAFLAEYSNTIPASLYGTYSMLAMIIGAFLLPYSAFLGKNLWLFGVFFHAFAICIFTYRNVIKNFKIDTFVPSWFVTYNGIMVSIVVGGAMNEPTISKYVLIYGISVFFIIIPFMIRRLIIKPLPDMVYHTKAILLAPSSLCSIGYLNVVKEPNLYFAFFLYAIVFVTLISILLSIPKFFSFDFHPGFAGTTFPMAVGTVASFRFSAYLASINLLEYSNIIRNIAGIQLYVTTGIIIFVFYNFLKKIKPTV; the protein is encoded by the coding sequence ATGATTAAAGAGACAATTGATAGGTTGGAGCGTTTCCCTGTAGGAGCTATTGCTACAACTGTCGGGGCGGCTACTCTTGCCAATGCCTTTTTATTACTAAATTTTACATATCTTAGAAACATATTTATGATTATTGGAATAGTGGTTTTTATTTTAGCCACAATTAAAATTTTTAGACACAAGGAAGCTTTTTTAGCAGAGTATAGTAATACTATTCCAGCTAGTTTATATGGAACATATTCAATGTTAGCAATGATTATTGGAGCATTTTTACTTCCATATAGTGCTTTTTTAGGAAAAAACCTTTGGTTATTTGGTGTGTTTTTTCATGCCTTTGCCATATGTATTTTTACCTATAGAAATGTTATCAAAAACTTTAAAATTGATACATTTGTACCTAGTTGGTTTGTAACTTATAATGGAATAATGGTTTCTATTGTTGTAGGAGGAGCTATGAATGAACCTACAATTTCAAAATATGTTTTAATTTATGGAATTTCAGTATTTTTCATTATAATTCCATTTATGATTAGAAGACTTATTATAAAACCTTTGCCTGATATGGTTTATCATACAAAAGCCATTTTACTTGCACCTTCTAGTCTTTGTTCTATTGGATATTTAAATGTTGTAAAAGAGCCTAATTTATACTTTGCTTTTTTCCTTTACGCTATTGTTTTTGTAACACTAATTTCAATACTTTTAAGTATCCCTAAATTTTTTAGTTTTGATTTCCACCCTGGTTTTGCAGGAACAACCTTCCCAATGGCCGTTGGAACAGTGGCATCATTTAGATTTAGTGCTTATTTAGCTAGTATAAATCTTCTAGAATATTCAAATATTATTAGAAATATTGCAGGTATTCAACTTTATGTTACAACAGGAATAATCATATTTGTATTTTATAATTTCTTAAAAAAAATTAAACCTACAGTTTAA
- a CDS encoding endonuclease/exonuclease/phosphatase family protein, translating into MKLLTLNCHSWQEKDQINKMKYLAKVIAEEGYEVIALQEVNQLIEEKVLYGDIREGNFIDLLCKELKTLGAQYNYRWDYHHVGYDIFHEGTGILFKGEAEEDLGEFIGKTKDTSFWKTRKFTLVSKIVSGERIDFYCCHMGWWKDLDNPFENQLDELIEFATKRGNRYFLMGDFNNDANVKGEGYDYLMGKNLRDTYLDALEKDSGVTVPGVIAGWEGKCTNPKRIDFIFTNEKCEIKRSEVIFNGENKKIISDHFGVAIEI; encoded by the coding sequence ATGAAACTACTGACATTAAACTGTCACTCTTGGCAGGAAAAGGATCAAATTAATAAGATGAAATACTTGGCTAAAGTAATAGCTGAAGAGGGCTATGAAGTTATAGCTCTACAAGAAGTGAATCAATTGATAGAAGAGAAAGTTTTATATGGAGATATAAGAGAAGGAAACTTTATTGATTTACTTTGTAAAGAGCTAAAAACTTTAGGAGCTCAGTATAATTATAGATGGGATTATCATCATGTTGGATATGATATATTTCATGAAGGAACAGGGATTCTTTTTAAAGGGGAAGCAGAAGAGGATTTGGGAGAGTTTATAGGGAAAACAAAAGATACAAGTTTTTGGAAAACTAGAAAATTTACTTTAGTGTCAAAGATAGTTTCAGGAGAGAGAATAGATTTTTACTGTTGCCATATGGGATGGTGGAAAGATTTGGATAATCCTTTTGAAAATCAGTTAGATGAGTTAATTGAATTTGCAACTAAAAGAGGAAATAGATATTTTCTAATGGGAGATTTTAATAATGATGCCAATGTAAAAGGGGAAGGGTATGATTATTTAATGGGAAAAAATCTTAGAGATACGTATTTAGATGCATTGGAAAAGGACAGTGGAGTAACTGTACCTGGAGTTATCGCAGGCTGGGAAGGAAAGTGTACTAACCCCAAAAGAATAGATTTTATTTTTACAAATGAAAAGTGTGAAATAAAAAGAAGCGAAGTAATTTTCAATGGAGAAAATAAAAAGATAATTTCAGATCATTTTGGAGTAGCTATAGAGATTTAA